From Phenylobacterium montanum, the proteins below share one genomic window:
- a CDS encoding entericidin A/B family lipoprotein: MRKFLVLAAAGVALLVSACNTIEGAGKDISAAGHAVTNTANDAKH; the protein is encoded by the coding sequence ATGCGCAAGTTTCTCGTTCTCGCCGCCGCCGGCGTCGCCCTGTTGGTTTCGGCCTGCAACACCATCGAAGGCGCCGGCAAGGACATCAGCGCCGCCGGCCATGCGGTGACCAACACCGCCAATGACGCCAAGCACTAA
- the msrA gene encoding peptide-methionine (S)-S-oxide reductase MsrA, with product MSFLKMLELPTAETALPGRPHPIPTAADHFVNGRPLKGPYPVGTELAQFGMGCFWGEERRFWSVPGVWVTAVGYAGGLTPNPTYEEVCSGRTGHAEVVLVVFDPKVVSYEALLKVFWEGHDPTQGMRQGNDIGTQYRSAIYAYGEAQAKAAEASRAAYQAALSARGYGAITTEIVQAPTFYFAEDYHQQYLAKNPHGYCGVGGTGVSCPIGLGVAAGGAA from the coding sequence ATGTCCTTCCTGAAGATGCTCGAACTGCCGACGGCCGAGACCGCCCTGCCGGGGCGGCCGCACCCGATTCCGACGGCAGCGGATCATTTTGTGAACGGCCGGCCGCTGAAGGGGCCTTATCCCGTGGGAACCGAGCTGGCCCAGTTCGGCATGGGCTGCTTCTGGGGCGAGGAGCGACGGTTCTGGAGCGTGCCGGGGGTGTGGGTCACGGCGGTGGGTTATGCCGGCGGCCTGACGCCCAATCCGACTTACGAGGAGGTCTGCTCCGGCCGCACTGGCCATGCCGAGGTGGTGCTGGTCGTGTTCGACCCCAAGGTGGTGAGCTACGAGGCGCTGCTCAAGGTGTTCTGGGAAGGGCACGATCCGACCCAGGGCATGCGCCAGGGCAACGACATCGGCACCCAGTACCGCTCGGCGATCTATGCCTATGGCGAGGCGCAGGCCAAGGCGGCGGAGGCCTCGCGCGCGGCCTATCAGGCGGCGCTGAGCGCGCGCGGCTATGGGGCCATCACCACCGAGATCGTTCAGGCTCCGACCTTCTACTTCGCCGAGGACTATCATCAGCAGTACCTGGCCAAGAACCCGCACGGCTATTGCGGGGTGGGCGGCACGGGCGTGAGCTGCCCGATCGGCCTGGGCGTCGCGGCCGGCGGGGCCGCGTGA
- a CDS encoding amidase family protein codes for MPASDLSVLESYPTATATELVEALAVGKVSAADLAEAAIARIEALDGAINAVVARDFAGARAAARAADEALARGERRPLLGLPMTVKEAHHTVGMPTTWGLKSSEGWVAEADSVGVERLKAAGAVILGKTNVPPHLGDWQSNNPVYGRTLNPHDHARSPGGSSGGSSAALAAGMVPLEFGSDIGGSIRVPAHFCGVFGHKPSWGLVPTAGHSPPGMVGGAEVPFGVVGPMARSAADLELALNVLAGPAGIEAKALRVELPPARAARLSDYRVLVVDRHPLARTGRDVLSALHGLADRLEAAGAKVSRRSDKLPNLAAAHGFYMNLLGVIMNMGAPKREGGPPPLTAEEWVIGLHARENFRNQWEALFEDFDVVLAPPFGTAAFPHEDRPQGERTLTIDGEEVPYFSQLAWPGVATFPGLPATCAPIARTHEGLPLGVQIIGGYWEDRTTIGFAGLMERELDLRAILPSS; via the coding sequence ATGCCCGCTTCCGACCTGTCCGTTCTGGAAAGCTACCCAACGGCCACGGCCACGGAACTGGTCGAGGCCCTGGCGGTGGGCAAGGTCAGCGCAGCGGATCTGGCCGAGGCCGCGATCGCCCGGATCGAGGCGCTGGACGGCGCGATCAATGCGGTGGTCGCGCGGGACTTCGCCGGCGCCCGGGCTGCGGCCAGGGCGGCCGACGAGGCCTTGGCGCGCGGCGAGCGGCGGCCGCTGCTGGGCCTGCCGATGACGGTCAAGGAGGCGCACCACACGGTGGGCATGCCCACCACCTGGGGCTTGAAGTCCTCGGAAGGCTGGGTCGCCGAGGCCGACAGCGTGGGCGTCGAGCGGCTGAAGGCGGCCGGGGCGGTGATCCTCGGCAAGACCAATGTCCCCCCGCACCTGGGCGACTGGCAGAGCAACAATCCGGTCTATGGCCGAACCCTCAACCCGCACGATCATGCGCGCAGCCCAGGCGGCTCGTCCGGCGGCTCGTCGGCGGCCTTGGCGGCGGGCATGGTCCCCCTGGAGTTCGGTTCGGACATCGGCGGGTCGATCCGGGTTCCGGCGCATTTCTGCGGCGTGTTCGGGCACAAGCCGAGCTGGGGCCTGGTCCCCACCGCCGGCCACAGCCCGCCGGGCATGGTGGGCGGGGCCGAGGTTCCGTTCGGCGTGGTGGGGCCGATGGCGCGTTCGGCCGCCGATCTCGAGCTGGCCTTGAACGTGTTGGCGGGGCCGGCGGGCATAGAGGCCAAGGCGCTTCGGGTCGAGCTTCCGCCGGCTCGCGCGGCGCGGCTCTCGGACTATCGGGTGCTGGTGGTGGATCGGCATCCTCTGGCCAGGACCGGGCGGGACGTGCTGTCGGCGTTGCACGGCCTGGCCGATCGGCTGGAAGCGGCGGGCGCCAAGGTTTCGCGGCGGAGCGACAAGCTGCCCAATCTCGCCGCCGCCCACGGCTTCTACATGAACCTCCTGGGCGTGATCATGAACATGGGCGCCCCCAAGCGCGAGGGCGGGCCGCCGCCGCTGACGGCCGAGGAATGGGTTATCGGCCTGCACGCGCGCGAGAACTTCCGCAATCAGTGGGAAGCGCTGTTCGAAGACTTCGATGTGGTGCTGGCGCCGCCGTTCGGCACGGCGGCCTTCCCGCACGAGGATCGGCCGCAAGGCGAGCGAACCCTGACCATAGACGGCGAAGAGGTTCCCTATTTCAGCCAGCTGGCCTGGCCGGGCGTCGCCACCTTCCCTGGACTTCCGGCGACCTGCGCCCCGATCGCCCGCACCCACGAGGGCCTGCCCTTAGGCGTGCAGATCATCGGCGGCTATTGGGAGGATCGGACCACTATCGGCTTCGCCGGCCTGATGGAGCGGGAGTTGGACCTGAGGGCGATCCTACCGTCGTCATAG
- a CDS encoding phosphocholine-specific phospholipase C produces the protein MTAGAGDRRDFLKLAAGAALGAGALPPAIARALATPASRGSGTIRDVEHVVILMQENRSFDHYFGTLRGVRGFGDPRAIGLPGGQSVFLQPKKGGQGSVGPFRLDSDATRAQSLFSLDHSWKGSHARWKRHDAWVTAKGPLTMGYFTRADLPFYYALADAFTVCDAYHCSVFGPTNPNRLYLFSGTSGLALGDQSITVVDNTPLELNETADPARDSPKFDGFSWPTYAERLQGAGVSWKLYQEYDNYGDNGLAYFKSFRGLEPEHPLYRRGRAWAPGSTSENAKQTSGEPLVAQFAADVAAGTLPQVSWIVAPYRLCEHPDASPAEGEHLTARLLEALTAHPEVWSKTVFILNYDENDGFFDHVPPPLPAAGTALGKSTASSDGELYHGEPMGLGPRVPMLVVSPWTKGGFVNSELFDHTSVIRFLEARFGVREPHISPWRRSVAGDLTSVFDFAGAGASWTGGLPDASVEPARAAKARKLPMPKPAEGTQAIPRQEPGQRPARALPYAFEVKAQVGAKDLALTLSNTGKAGATFNLYPAGVGEPRFYTVGAGKSLDDRVVFEGEAYDFSLHGPNGFLRGFRGRAAQGCEAHARFDPATGRLLITLKNSGTGPARLEVAPRDYLHAPARRHHLAPGAELVDAWDLKPSHHWYDFAITSAHDPGFERRIAGHGEDGRPSLSDPALGRQV, from the coding sequence ATGACCGCGGGGGCGGGCGACAGGCGAGACTTTCTGAAGCTGGCGGCCGGCGCCGCCCTGGGCGCCGGCGCCTTGCCGCCGGCGATCGCGCGCGCCCTGGCGACCCCGGCCAGCCGCGGCAGCGGCACGATCCGCGATGTTGAGCATGTGGTGATCCTGATGCAGGAGAACCGCAGCTTCGACCACTATTTCGGGACCCTGCGCGGGGTGCGCGGGTTCGGCGACCCGCGGGCGATCGGCCTGCCGGGCGGCCAGTCGGTGTTCCTGCAGCCGAAGAAGGGCGGGCAGGGGAGCGTCGGGCCCTTCCGCCTGGACAGCGACGCCACCCGGGCCCAGAGCCTGTTCAGCCTGGACCACAGCTGGAAGGGCTCGCACGCGCGCTGGAAGCGGCACGACGCCTGGGTGACGGCCAAGGGGCCGCTGACCATGGGCTATTTCACCCGCGCGGACCTGCCGTTCTACTATGCCCTGGCGGACGCCTTCACGGTCTGCGACGCCTATCACTGCTCGGTGTTCGGGCCGACCAATCCGAACCGGCTCTACCTGTTCAGCGGCACCAGCGGGTTGGCGTTGGGCGATCAGAGCATCACCGTGGTCGACAACACGCCCCTGGAGCTGAACGAGACGGCCGACCCGGCGCGCGATTCGCCGAAGTTCGACGGGTTTTCCTGGCCGACCTATGCGGAGCGGCTGCAGGGGGCGGGGGTCAGCTGGAAGCTCTATCAGGAGTACGACAACTACGGCGACAATGGCCTGGCCTATTTCAAGAGCTTCCGCGGCCTGGAGCCGGAGCATCCGCTGTACCGCCGCGGACGAGCCTGGGCGCCGGGGTCGACGTCGGAGAACGCCAAACAGACCTCCGGCGAGCCGCTGGTGGCTCAGTTCGCGGCCGACGTGGCGGCGGGAACGTTGCCGCAGGTGTCGTGGATCGTGGCGCCCTACAGGCTGTGCGAACACCCCGACGCCAGCCCCGCGGAGGGCGAGCACCTGACCGCGCGTCTGCTGGAGGCCCTGACCGCTCATCCTGAGGTGTGGTCGAAGACGGTGTTCATCCTGAACTATGACGAGAACGACGGCTTCTTCGACCACGTGCCGCCGCCTCTGCCGGCGGCCGGGACCGCCCTGGGCAAGAGTACGGCGTCAAGCGACGGCGAACTTTATCACGGCGAGCCCATGGGGCTGGGGCCGCGGGTGCCGATGCTGGTGGTCTCCCCATGGACCAAGGGCGGATTCGTCAATTCGGAGCTGTTCGACCACACCTCGGTAATCCGCTTCCTGGAGGCGCGGTTCGGAGTGCGCGAGCCGCACATCAGCCCCTGGCGGCGAAGCGTGGCTGGCGACCTGACCAGCGTGTTCGACTTTGCCGGAGCAGGCGCGTCCTGGACCGGCGGCCTGCCCGACGCCTCGGTCGAACCGGCGCGGGCGGCCAAGGCGCGCAAGCTGCCAATGCCCAAGCCGGCAGAAGGGACCCAGGCGATCCCGCGGCAGGAGCCGGGCCAGCGGCCGGCGCGGGCCTTGCCCTACGCCTTCGAGGTGAAGGCCCAAGTCGGGGCGAAGGACTTGGCCCTGACCCTGTCCAACACCGGCAAGGCAGGGGCGACGTTCAACCTCTATCCGGCGGGGGTGGGCGAGCCGCGCTTTTATACGGTGGGCGCGGGCAAAAGCCTCGATGACCGGGTGGTGTTCGAGGGCGAGGCCTATGATTTCAGCCTGCACGGGCCAAACGGCTTCCTGCGCGGCTTCCGAGGGCGAGCGGCGCAGGGCTGCGAGGCCCATGCCCGGTTCGATCCCGCGACCGGGCGGCTGCTGATCACGCTGAAGAATTCAGGGACGGGGCCAGCGCGGCTCGAGGTCGCTCCGCGGGACTATCTGCACGCGCCGGCCCGACGGCATCATTTGGCGCCTGGAGCCGAACTTGTCGACGCCTGGGACCTGAAGCCTTCGCACCACTGGTACGATTTCGCCATCACCAGCGCACACGACCCGGGCTTCGAGCGCCGGATCGCGGGCCATGGCGAAGACGGGCGGCCGAGCCTGAGCGACCCGGCCTTGGGACGCCAAGTTTAG
- a CDS encoding MFS transporter codes for MTESSKLGDEPLGLRGRNWRIFSYFAPLTLLVSLISPHGNLADIAVTFMLKDRLHASATQVSLFRLIVTLPLLASMLVGLARDHWNPLGWRDRGHMLIFAALTAATYIAQGAARLSFASLVAGMLCANILMLFVSGAHQGLLALIGQENRMSGRLAVVWQTISYVPIVGGSFLGGELAERMSPSATFLILGAASMALMLFSLWKPAAVFDHAYDQPAAKAGRLWEDVRRLLRSRAIYAPILLPFLFNFSPGFVTPLQFHITNELHARPSVYGDFFSLYFVGFTPLFLLYGWLLSRVSFRVLLWSGLAIGGPNVAILPFIHSPDVLLAAAAPMGACAAIGWCAICDLAIRSCPRGLQGTLMLLAAAAGVLGYRFSDVLGARLYDLAPGSGFTLGIVISVIATLLCLPVVLLVPRDVMDIREGAEAATTEVVEPRVAVRTAGDGALLNSEKAR; via the coding sequence TTGACTGAGTCCAGTAAGCTAGGCGACGAGCCGCTCGGCCTGCGCGGCCGCAACTGGCGCATTTTCAGCTATTTCGCGCCCTTAACCCTGCTGGTCTCCCTCATCTCGCCCCACGGCAATCTCGCCGACATCGCGGTCACCTTCATGCTGAAGGACAGGCTGCATGCTTCCGCGACGCAGGTGTCCCTGTTTCGTCTGATCGTCACCTTGCCGCTGCTGGCGTCGATGCTGGTCGGACTCGCCCGCGACCACTGGAACCCACTGGGGTGGCGTGACCGGGGCCACATGCTGATCTTCGCGGCGCTGACGGCGGCCACCTACATCGCCCAAGGGGCCGCGCGCCTAAGCTTCGCGAGCCTCGTCGCCGGGATGCTGTGCGCCAACATCCTGATGCTGTTCGTGAGCGGGGCGCACCAGGGGCTGCTGGCGCTCATCGGCCAGGAAAACCGGATGTCCGGTCGCCTCGCCGTGGTCTGGCAGACGATATCCTATGTGCCGATCGTGGGCGGCTCATTCCTCGGCGGTGAGTTGGCCGAACGAATGTCGCCTTCGGCCACCTTCCTGATCCTCGGCGCGGCCTCTATGGCGCTGATGCTTTTCTCGCTCTGGAAGCCGGCGGCGGTGTTCGATCACGCCTATGATCAACCGGCCGCCAAGGCAGGGCGCCTCTGGGAGGATGTGCGTCGGCTGCTGCGCTCGCGGGCGATTTATGCGCCGATCTTGTTGCCTTTCCTGTTCAATTTCTCGCCGGGGTTCGTCACGCCGCTCCAGTTTCACATAACAAATGAGTTGCATGCGCGACCCTCCGTCTATGGCGACTTCTTCTCGCTCTATTTCGTCGGCTTTACGCCGCTGTTCCTGCTCTATGGGTGGCTGCTGAGCCGGGTAAGCTTTCGCGTGTTGCTATGGTCCGGGCTGGCGATCGGCGGGCCAAACGTTGCAATTCTGCCCTTCATCCATTCTCCCGACGTATTGCTGGCCGCCGCCGCCCCGATGGGGGCCTGCGCCGCCATCGGCTGGTGCGCGATTTGCGATTTGGCGATCCGCTCGTGTCCGCGGGGACTGCAGGGCACACTAATGCTGCTGGCCGCAGCCGCCGGCGTGCTCGGCTATCGGTTCAGCGATGTGCTGGGCGCCCGGCTCTATGACCTTGCTCCCGGCTCCGGCTTCACACTCGGGATCGTGATTTCGGTCATTGCGACCCTGCTGTGCCTTCCCGTGGTCCTGCTTGTGCCGCGTGATGTCATGGATATCCGCGAAGGCGCCGAAGCAGCCACGACCGAGGTTGTGGAGCCGAGAGTCGCCGTTCGCACCGCAGGCGACGGAGCACTGCTCAACAGCGAAAAAGCGCGCTGA
- a CDS encoding response regulator, producing the protein MRRIPMSRDHRGAATFDLDAQRRARIAGLDEPASFAPASRRASSLPSHLEGFETFRRRDLAAMQLIEAGEAAMRAARAPDAPGLWSARAFTIASLIQAALEDALPTARARGVALVLDPASHDAPQVVGEPHRLGQVLGRLLQVAAEARGVSTIRLQQRVRRMDSRLVADITVTLERGGGGEPVDTGATDEIEIDSTLSLVLGPEILAAAIGLSTSRPPARLSATLRLRLPLARVDSAFARGRSPKDFDENALNGLRVLVVEDMDLNRDLLQMLLSPYGCQLIEAINGREALQALDADDFDVILMDLQLPQMDGFEAIRRIRSRTDARAETPILAVSGRAMAADIAMSKASGADGHLSKPYTTQDLVTAIVRCRAARGLG; encoded by the coding sequence ATGCGCAGGATCCCCATGTCGCGGGACCATAGGGGCGCAGCGACGTTTGACCTGGACGCCCAGCGCCGCGCCCGTATCGCTGGCCTGGACGAGCCGGCCTCGTTCGCTCCCGCCTCGCGGCGAGCGAGCAGCCTGCCCAGTCATCTCGAAGGCTTCGAGACCTTCCGTCGGCGCGACCTAGCCGCCATGCAACTGATCGAAGCCGGCGAGGCGGCGATGCGGGCGGCCCGCGCGCCGGACGCCCCCGGCCTTTGGAGCGCCCGCGCCTTCACCATCGCCAGCCTCATCCAGGCCGCCCTGGAGGACGCCTTGCCCACGGCCCGTGCTCGCGGCGTGGCCTTGGTCCTGGACCCCGCTTCCCACGACGCGCCACAGGTCGTCGGCGAGCCACACCGCCTCGGGCAGGTGCTCGGCCGGCTTCTGCAGGTGGCGGCAGAGGCGCGAGGCGTCTCGACCATCCGCCTGCAGCAGCGGGTGCGCCGCATGGACAGCCGCCTGGTCGCCGACATCACCGTCACCCTCGAACGGGGCGGCGGCGGCGAACCGGTGGACACCGGCGCCACCGACGAGATCGAAATCGATTCCACCCTGAGCCTCGTCCTCGGGCCGGAGATTCTCGCCGCCGCCATCGGCCTCTCGACCTCCCGCCCGCCGGCCCGCCTTTCGGCGACCCTGCGCCTGCGGCTACCCCTGGCGCGGGTCGACTCGGCCTTCGCAAGAGGCCGCTCGCCAAAGGACTTCGACGAGAACGCCCTCAACGGCCTGCGCGTGCTGGTGGTCGAGGACATGGACCTGAACCGCGACCTGCTGCAGATGCTGCTTTCGCCCTACGGCTGCCAGCTGATCGAAGCGATCAACGGGCGCGAGGCGCTGCAGGCCCTGGATGCGGACGATTTCGACGTGATCCTGATGGACCTGCAGCTGCCGCAAATGGACGGCTTCGAGGCCATCCGCCGGATCCGCTCCCGGACCGACGCGCGCGCCGAGACGCCGATCCTGGCGGTGTCCGGTCGGGCCATGGCCGCCGACATCGCCATGTCGAAGGCGTCGGGCGCCGACGGCCACCTCTCCAAGCCCTACACCACCCAGGACCTGGTCACCGCCATCGTCCGTTGCCGCGCCGCACGCGGCCTCGGCTGA
- a CDS encoding MmcQ/YjbR family DNA-binding protein, with the protein MRFEDFEAFCLTLPGAVLSVQWGDEHVYKVGGKMFAVAGGFGGGRGVTYTFKASDMAFELLVEEGFARPAPYLARARWVQLLSTDSLPEEDLQAYVRQAHALVVAKLTRAVRSELGLGESRAGA; encoded by the coding sequence GTGAGGTTCGAGGATTTCGAAGCCTTCTGCCTCACCCTGCCGGGCGCGGTGCTGTCGGTGCAGTGGGGCGACGAGCACGTCTACAAGGTGGGCGGCAAGATGTTCGCCGTGGCCGGCGGCTTCGGCGGCGGTCGCGGGGTGACCTACACCTTCAAGGCGTCGGACATGGCCTTCGAGCTGCTGGTCGAGGAGGGCTTCGCCCGGCCGGCGCCCTATCTGGCGCGGGCCAGGTGGGTGCAGCTGCTTTCGACGGACAGCTTGCCGGAGGAGGATCTACAGGCCTATGTGCGTCAGGCCCATGCGCTGGTTGTCGCAAAGCTGACGCGGGCCGTGCGTAGTGAGCTTGGCTTGGGCGAATCGCGGGCGGGGGCTTAG